In a single window of the Pseudohongiella acticola genome:
- a CDS encoding Na/Pi cotransporter family protein yields the protein MDYFEISYTAIGGLGIFFLGLKYLSESLQSSGKEAIRGILASLTRNRVLAVLAGIGITVFVQSSSISTVMTVSLVNAGLMELKQAIGVILGANIGTTVTGWIISFKVGKFGLLFIGLGIYPMVAAQRTWLNTLGKALVALGLIFTGLEFMSGAFVPLRTDENFISYLYLFDAQSLGSLLACIALACFLTVIVQSSSAMLGITITLAATGVINFDTAVALIIGENIGTTITAQLAAIGANTSAVRAARAHAIFNILGAALFVAVFPWYVDFIDFVVAGEANLQAEDGSRPNIGWHIAVAHTMFNVLNVLFWIPLIGFLTKTVIWLVPQKEEKEVHKLRYLGNRTTMAPEVALQQAGLEMDNMVDITREMFEVTREYVTSPKHKKKLFDRINHLEDITDNIEEEMINFITIVLTGSVSRGQSSRSYGLMRMADEIESIADALQSFSIYRSRLFKRNEEISPEAWADILTFFDEVAAYFDRLTKARERDADASEFRALITESKAIRKMGKEMRERHLDRLRTGDCQAVTAQTYSDMFMSLQHIKNHTVNYVEAHAGL from the coding sequence ATGGACTATTTTGAAATTTCTTACACTGCGATTGGTGGCCTGGGCATCTTCTTTCTGGGTCTTAAATACCTGTCGGAGTCGCTGCAGTCGAGCGGCAAAGAAGCTATTCGCGGCATACTGGCATCGTTGACACGAAACCGTGTACTGGCGGTGCTGGCAGGTATCGGCATCACTGTTTTTGTCCAGTCCAGCAGTATTTCCACGGTGATGACCGTCAGTCTGGTCAATGCCGGGCTGATGGAGTTGAAACAGGCTATCGGTGTCATCCTGGGTGCCAACATCGGCACCACTGTTACTGGCTGGATCATCTCTTTCAAAGTCGGCAAGTTCGGCCTGCTGTTCATCGGTCTGGGTATTTACCCGATGGTGGCGGCCCAGCGCACCTGGCTGAACACCCTGGGCAAGGCGCTGGTGGCGCTGGGCCTGATATTCACTGGTCTGGAGTTCATGAGTGGCGCGTTTGTGCCTCTGCGGACCGACGAAAACTTTATATCCTATCTCTATCTGTTTGATGCGCAGTCTCTGGGCAGCCTGCTTGCCTGTATTGCCTTGGCCTGCTTCCTGACAGTGATTGTGCAGAGCAGTTCCGCCATGCTGGGTATCACCATCACCCTGGCAGCCACGGGCGTCATCAACTTTGACACCGCCGTGGCACTGATTATCGGTGAGAATATCGGCACCACCATTACCGCACAGTTGGCTGCCATCGGTGCCAATACCTCAGCCGTGCGGGCAGCGCGCGCGCACGCCATCTTTAACATTCTGGGGGCAGCCCTGTTTGTGGCAGTTTTCCCCTGGTATGTCGATTTTATCGATTTTGTTGTCGCTGGCGAGGCCAATCTGCAGGCAGAAGACGGTTCCCGTCCCAATATCGGCTGGCATATTGCCGTCGCCCACACCATGTTCAATGTGCTTAACGTGTTGTTCTGGATACCCCTGATTGGATTCCTGACCAAAACCGTGATCTGGCTGGTGCCGCAGAAAGAAGAAAAAGAAGTCCACAAACTTCGCTACCTTGGTAATCGCACCACCATGGCGCCTGAGGTGGCGTTGCAGCAGGCCGGGCTGGAAATGGACAATATGGTCGACATTACGCGGGAGATGTTTGAGGTCACCCGGGAGTATGTGACCAGCCCCAAACACAAAAAGAAACTGTTTGACCGCATCAATCACCTCGAAGATATCACCGATAATATCGAAGAGGAGATGATCAATTTCATTACCATTGTGCTGACGGGATCGGTATCGCGAGGGCAATCGTCGCGCTCGTATGGCCTGATGCGCATGGCTGATGAAATCGAAAGCATTGCCGACGCCCTGCAGTCTTTCAGTATCTATCGCAGTCGTCTGTTCAAGCGCAACGAAGAGATCAGCCCGGAAGCCTGGGCCGACATACTGACTTTCTTTGATGAAGTTGCCGCTTATTTTGATCGCCTGACCAAGGCGCGCGAACGTGATGCTGATGCGAGCGAATTCAGAGCACTGATCACGGAGTCGAAAGCGATCAGGAAGATGGGTAAGGAAATGCGTGAGCGACACCTTGATCGTCTGCGTACTGGCGATTGCCAGGCAGTCACGGCCCAGACCTACAGCGACATGTTCATGTCACTGCAGCACATCAAGAATCACACCGTGAACTACGTCGAAGCCCACGCCGGCCTGTAA
- a CDS encoding CopD family protein → MSASLWDIAVLLAKWLSYLAMLAIPGAVFVAWLCRQLSGDRPDVDRRVLSHLLLPATVLGILATSAFFLFQVGAINQRGAGGMFDPVIAQILAQSSLGDGLRWRLAGFFLALLAAGQWYIAKSVSTATARSGILSASVTVALAAGAVLCISLSFAVLGHVSQLTLVSRLMLVLHITAICLWTGSFVPLYLLSRPEVSGRPEADRQSLQRLMVLFGQSAWVVLCALFLSGLWLTWQLVDSPGALVTTAYGQLLTLKLLLVAGLLGLSARHKFMLVPQLMLTGALRLRRSIAGQIGLTILILLVTAVFTTLTGPAS, encoded by the coding sequence TTGAGCGCATCGCTGTGGGATATCGCCGTACTGCTGGCCAAATGGCTGTCGTACCTGGCCATGCTGGCAATACCGGGCGCTGTCTTTGTGGCCTGGTTATGCCGTCAGTTGTCTGGCGACAGACCTGATGTTGACAGGCGTGTGCTGTCCCACCTGTTACTGCCAGCGACGGTTTTGGGCATCCTGGCGACCAGCGCATTTTTTCTGTTTCAGGTGGGTGCCATCAATCAGCGTGGCGCTGGCGGGATGTTCGACCCGGTAATCGCGCAGATTCTGGCGCAGTCTTCGCTGGGTGACGGGCTTCGCTGGCGCCTGGCGGGTTTTTTCCTGGCGCTGCTGGCTGCAGGTCAGTGGTATATCGCGAAGTCCGTATCGACGGCAACAGCCCGGTCCGGAATCCTGTCTGCCTCTGTCACCGTGGCGCTCGCTGCTGGGGCTGTGCTGTGCATTTCCCTGTCCTTTGCCGTGCTCGGCCATGTCAGTCAGCTGACGCTGGTCAGTCGGCTGATGCTGGTGCTGCATATCACCGCGATCTGTCTGTGGACGGGGTCATTTGTTCCGTTGTATCTCCTGAGTCGCCCCGAGGTTTCCGGCAGACCGGAGGCTGATCGGCAGTCTCTGCAGCGTTTAATGGTGCTGTTTGGCCAGTCTGCCTGGGTTGTGCTCTGCGCGTTGTTCCTGAGTGGGCTCTGGTTAACATGGCAGCTGGTCGACAGCCCCGGAGCTCTGGTAACCACCGCTTACGGTCAATTGCTGACCTTAAAGTTGCTGCTGGTGGCCGGGTTGCTGGGCCTGAGCGCCAGACACAAGTTCATGCTGGTGCCGCAATTGATGCTGACAGGTGCATTGCGCCTGCGTCGCTCGATTGCTGGCCAGATTGGGCTGACCATCCTCATTTTGCTGGTAACCGCGGTGTTTACGACTCTGACCGGTCCTGCCTCCTGA
- a CDS encoding AAA family ATPase, producing MQVMEAEASTSPALTEASDVLQRLAGAVRAQVIGRDDVIDLTVIALMADGHVLLEDFPGSGKTTLAKALGEAIVDDQSPTETNHAVPIAAFRRIQFTPDLLPSDVTGSPVFDTNSNSFHFRHGPIFAHVVLADEINRTSPKVQSAMLEAMGEKQVTVDNITYALDPLFFVIATQNPLDLVGTYPLPTPQLDRFLFKITMSHIDRDAELAVLDTWQQRRSPAADRVRVTRNEILAARRSIDEHVYIADGIKSTLVDISRALRADERVLQGNSTRSLVLILPALQVLAALRGRAYVNADDLDMLLPHVLAHRVELAPGVADFAKVLRDCMREPLEQLARSTLKAH from the coding sequence ATGCAAGTGATGGAAGCGGAAGCCTCAACAAGCCCGGCACTGACGGAAGCCAGTGATGTCCTGCAACGATTGGCAGGCGCAGTGCGTGCGCAGGTAATCGGGCGCGATGACGTTATTGATCTGACCGTGATTGCTCTGATGGCCGACGGTCATGTGCTGTTGGAGGATTTTCCCGGCTCTGGCAAAACCACCCTCGCCAAAGCACTGGGTGAAGCCATTGTTGATGATCAGTCGCCCACAGAGACCAACCACGCTGTACCCATCGCCGCTTTCCGCCGCATCCAGTTCACACCGGATTTGTTGCCTTCGGACGTCACCGGCAGCCCTGTGTTTGACACCAACAGCAACAGCTTTCATTTCCGTCATGGCCCCATCTTTGCTCACGTTGTGTTGGCAGATGAAATCAACCGGACCTCCCCCAAGGTACAATCGGCGATGCTGGAAGCGATGGGTGAGAAACAGGTGACGGTCGATAATATTACCTATGCGCTGGACCCGCTGTTTTTTGTTATTGCCACGCAGAACCCCCTGGACCTGGTCGGTACATATCCGCTGCCGACACCGCAACTGGACCGCTTTCTGTTTAAGATCACCATGTCGCATATCGATCGCGATGCAGAACTGGCCGTGCTCGACACCTGGCAACAGCGCCGTAGCCCGGCTGCCGACCGCGTCCGCGTGACCCGCAATGAAATTCTTGCGGCCCGTCGCAGCATCGACGAGCATGTGTATATCGCCGATGGCATTAAATCCACACTGGTCGACATATCACGCGCATTGCGCGCAGATGAACGCGTATTACAAGGCAATTCCACACGCAGCCTGGTTCTGATACTGCCCGCACTGCAGGTGCTGGCCGCCCTGCGTGGTCGCGCCTACGTCAATGCCGATGACCTTGACATGCTGTTGCCCCATGTACTGGCGCACCGGGTAGAACTGGCGCCCGGCGTTGCCGATTTTGCCAAAGTGCTTCGTGATTGCATGCGCGAACCGCTCGAACAACTGGCACGAAGCACGCTCAAGGCTCACTAG
- a CDS encoding tetratricopeptide repeat protein produces the protein MSFKYLSHDAGIIRLPAFATGVIAVALLLAAPALQAQETGNDFDGIQFGSQRLCFGMSGISEEPALAICDALALGENVRARELAQQWVSEEPEAPGAQFALAEVLFRVEGNLPRALFHLNIAESLTGYSSLGRAMASGNLEWHYLTLSQLSYAHQLIGDQEKSLAYLDQISAIYGQDTESFRGWPLIKMKRYDDARASAEKVLSSSDNPRERSRAWNTLCAVELADLRPAESLQACENAMTEDEGIAASQAEELDTVHLLNASEVSLNLLRFEEAEDYLDRASRQIDPDSVGNPWIYKLYLYMNQGRFDDARNALDNMLVWRNSQSPLVGVMNRTDHFMVSGIFLMLAGYPEDAARLTQTALNQPDRTGSYTADEAQKDSFAALVNSVAHQVRYQRLREELATLPRFGAWRLRIEAQAARFRAWRSARHAASLFANAETLSNRLRPYAPLDVHIPEWLEPELIALIGPGVMQELLNDTASEGAFALNQGYVFAYQTEIAARQGQHAEVLTMAEQALAQLPAQEAMLRARVSARLAQAAWQEGQRGRALDHYAAALRQDPTVLRRLDLAVPITPGGSNSPFGAELMSYLQRSPRFAVVDQGLPLEILSTDTPSLCLRDRSGDALSCVALQPADPATARADSLLDDSTDAQRLARQFHDSTFSLAYTIDRSQRVALLGNSVIFSNQNSDLQQRQESVLQR, from the coding sequence ATGTCATTTAAATATTTGTCACACGATGCCGGCATCATCCGCCTGCCCGCGTTTGCCACAGGCGTGATAGCGGTCGCCCTGCTGCTGGCTGCGCCGGCCCTGCAGGCGCAGGAAACCGGCAATGACTTCGATGGCATTCAATTCGGCTCGCAACGACTTTGTTTTGGCATGAGTGGTATATCTGAAGAGCCGGCACTGGCAATCTGTGACGCGCTGGCGCTGGGCGAGAATGTGCGCGCACGGGAACTGGCCCAGCAATGGGTTAGCGAAGAGCCTGAGGCACCGGGGGCGCAGTTTGCTCTTGCCGAAGTTCTGTTTCGTGTTGAAGGCAATTTACCCCGCGCCCTGTTCCACCTGAATATTGCCGAGTCCCTGACCGGCTACAGTTCTCTGGGGCGGGCCATGGCGTCGGGCAATCTGGAGTGGCATTACCTTACCCTGAGCCAGCTATCCTATGCCCATCAATTGATTGGCGACCAGGAAAAATCGCTGGCTTACCTGGATCAGATCAGCGCCATCTACGGACAGGACACAGAATCGTTTCGTGGCTGGCCACTGATTAAAATGAAACGCTACGATGACGCCCGCGCCAGTGCCGAAAAAGTGTTGAGTTCAAGCGACAACCCGCGTGAACGCAGCCGTGCCTGGAACACCCTGTGTGCGGTTGAACTGGCCGATCTGCGGCCGGCGGAATCCCTGCAGGCCTGCGAAAATGCAATGACTGAGGATGAAGGCATCGCGGCCTCTCAGGCCGAAGAGCTGGACACAGTACACCTGCTCAATGCATCGGAAGTGTCGCTGAACCTGCTGCGTTTCGAGGAAGCAGAGGACTATCTGGATCGCGCATCACGCCAGATTGACCCGGACAGCGTGGGCAATCCGTGGATCTATAAACTTTACCTGTATATGAACCAGGGCCGTTTCGATGACGCCCGCAATGCCCTGGACAATATGCTGGTCTGGCGCAACAGCCAGTCACCGCTGGTCGGGGTAATGAATCGTACCGACCATTTTATGGTCAGTGGTATTTTCCTGATGCTGGCCGGGTACCCCGAGGACGCTGCCAGACTCACCCAGACCGCGCTCAATCAACCCGACCGCACTGGTTCCTATACCGCTGACGAAGCGCAAAAAGACTCTTTCGCCGCGCTGGTCAACAGTGTCGCACATCAGGTCCGTTATCAGCGGCTTCGTGAAGAGCTGGCCACCCTCCCCCGTTTTGGGGCCTGGCGCCTGCGTATCGAGGCTCAGGCAGCACGTTTCCGCGCCTGGCGCTCCGCGCGACATGCCGCCTCCCTGTTTGCCAACGCCGAGACGCTGAGTAACCGACTTCGTCCCTATGCGCCACTGGACGTTCATATACCGGAATGGCTGGAACCGGAATTGATCGCATTGATTGGCCCGGGGGTCATGCAGGAACTGCTTAACGACACTGCAAGTGAAGGTGCATTCGCACTGAACCAGGGCTATGTGTTTGCCTACCAGACTGAAATCGCGGCTCGCCAGGGTCAGCATGCCGAGGTATTGACCATGGCGGAACAGGCCCTGGCACAATTGCCTGCCCAGGAAGCCATGCTACGGGCGCGGGTGTCAGCACGGCTGGCGCAGGCCGCGTGGCAGGAAGGCCAGCGTGGCCGGGCACTGGACCACTATGCGGCGGCGCTGCGCCAGGACCCGACTGTGTTGCGCCGTCTGGACCTGGCCGTTCCGATCACACCGGGCGGCAGCAACAGTCCATTTGGCGCCGAACTGATGTCTTACCTGCAACGCTCTCCCCGGTTCGCTGTTGTCGATCAGGGCCTGCCGCTGGAAATTCTGTCAACCGACACGCCCAGCCTGTGTCTGCGCGACCGCTCCGGCGATGCGCTCTCCTGTGTCGCCTTGCAGCCAGCAGACCCGGCGACGGCCCGCGCCGATTCTCTCCTCGATGACAGTACTGACGCGCAGAGGCTGGCACGTCAATTCCACGACAGCACCTTCAGTCTCGCGTATACTATTGACCGTTCTCAGCGCGTTGCCCTGCTCGGCAACAGCGTTATCTTCAGTAACCAGAACTCCGACCTGCAGCAACGACAAGAGTCCGTGCTGCAGCGCTGA
- a CDS encoding transglutaminase family protein gives MIETTSQTQGLTPTSSPRAHQSAVRALILAIACWVLSTPLTTVAGSAAAFSGCLLACLWLDRQTAQARIFHLRSPLIVFMIVVAVAISASIAGWMTSTSMIARTLGAMTSYQAGQIVFWLLLAAGIGLTLRLLARRHSWGSIPELLFVASAFVITLAAHQRGMIDRPYFIGDFALIRGIDPSSILMAIGVVAVLALAVLLMMENNHKRLPYHFSVLAVLCFSLLAYVQFFGMPTPSLTDDLGLTGQSAAGGGSQSDNPFRDGENDASDREAPVAIVLFRDDYEPDSGAYYFRESAYSQFNGTLLWTAEGDSLDQDLVSDFPSSAIEVSDQIPAQDKRRRVTTTIGLLTPHRSPFGLDAPVRFERAPNPNSLRFRQTYTVESLVPEFSFADLIGRQAGSPDWTVGQWTEYLEMPDDPRYGDFARELISGLRAEFADDPYAKALAVKEWLDTNGIYSLANEHAYATDPAASFLFGDMTGYCIHFAYAATYLYRSLGIPARVGIGYSVPSANRAGGSALLIQAVHGHAWPEIYLQGLGWVIVDPTPARTLVDMSTDPQDSLQQMLADMLRDDAAFEAFLRDQGGDSNWSLAGLVRTAVAMMAALLLAAYLIRIYRVLAPNWASSQQQYRLQYRAVLDSLAAFGMTRRRGESREAFARRLAPTLPAFSELTQRHLSVTPGYGVSPSGAWQLAASQAGDGSGSEKRHWRQQRKHLQRQLAQSQTRWRRSIALLHPVPWLASR, from the coding sequence ATGATTGAAACCACATCACAGACTCAGGGCCTGACCCCGACGTCATCGCCGCGCGCGCACCAGAGTGCCGTCCGGGCCTTGATACTGGCCATTGCCTGCTGGGTATTGAGTACGCCGCTGACCACCGTTGCCGGTTCGGCAGCTGCCTTCTCCGGCTGCCTGCTGGCCTGCCTCTGGCTGGACCGACAGACGGCGCAGGCTCGCATTTTTCATCTGCGCTCGCCCCTGATTGTGTTTATGATTGTGGTCGCGGTTGCAATCAGCGCCAGCATTGCCGGGTGGATGACCAGCACCTCGATGATTGCACGGACGCTGGGTGCAATGACGAGTTACCAGGCGGGACAGATCGTGTTCTGGCTGTTGCTGGCCGCGGGCATCGGTCTGACTCTGAGGTTGCTGGCGCGACGCCACAGCTGGGGCAGTATTCCGGAGCTGTTGTTTGTTGCCAGTGCCTTTGTCATTACCCTGGCAGCCCATCAGCGCGGCATGATCGACAGACCCTATTTCATAGGCGATTTTGCGCTGATACGGGGCATTGATCCGTCCTCCATTCTGATGGCGATTGGGGTCGTTGCGGTCTTGGCGCTGGCCGTCCTGTTGATGATGGAGAACAATCACAAACGCCTGCCCTACCATTTTTCCGTGCTAGCGGTGCTGTGTTTCTCGCTGTTGGCATACGTGCAGTTCTTTGGCATGCCCACGCCCAGCCTGACCGATGACCTTGGCCTGACTGGACAATCCGCAGCAGGCGGCGGGTCACAGTCTGACAACCCGTTCCGGGATGGTGAAAACGATGCCAGTGACCGCGAAGCGCCGGTTGCCATTGTTCTGTTCCGCGACGATTACGAACCTGACAGCGGTGCGTACTATTTCCGCGAATCGGCGTACTCACAATTTAATGGCACACTGCTGTGGACGGCTGAAGGTGACAGCCTGGATCAGGATCTGGTCAGTGACTTTCCCTCATCGGCGATCGAAGTATCAGACCAGATTCCGGCACAGGATAAACGCCGCCGGGTAACCACCACCATCGGCCTGCTGACGCCTCATCGCAGCCCCTTTGGTCTCGACGCACCGGTGCGTTTTGAGCGCGCTCCCAATCCCAACAGCCTGCGCTTTCGACAGACCTACACTGTCGAATCGCTGGTGCCAGAATTCAGTTTCGCTGATCTGATCGGACGTCAGGCCGGCTCACCGGACTGGACGGTTGGCCAATGGACCGAATATCTGGAAATGCCCGATGATCCGCGCTATGGCGATTTTGCCCGGGAGCTTATTTCAGGGCTACGCGCTGAATTTGCAGACGACCCTTATGCCAAGGCACTGGCGGTGAAGGAATGGCTGGACACCAATGGCATCTACAGCCTGGCCAATGAACATGCCTATGCCACCGACCCGGCCGCCTCGTTTCTGTTTGGCGACATGACCGGCTACTGTATTCACTTCGCCTACGCCGCCACCTACCTTTACCGCAGCCTGGGCATTCCGGCCCGTGTCGGTATCGGTTACTCGGTGCCGTCAGCCAATCGCGCCGGTGGCTCGGCATTGCTGATACAGGCGGTACATGGCCATGCCTGGCCGGAGATTTACCTGCAGGGTCTGGGCTGGGTCATCGTTGACCCCACGCCGGCACGCACCCTGGTTGACATGTCCACCGACCCGCAGGATTCATTGCAACAGATGCTCGCCGACATGTTACGTGATGACGCCGCCTTTGAAGCCTTTCTGCGCGATCAGGGTGGTGACAGTAACTGGTCGCTGGCCGGTCTCGTGCGCACAGCAGTGGCGATGATGGCAGCACTGCTGCTGGCTGCCTACCTGATCAGGATATATCGAGTGCTGGCGCCCAACTGGGCAAGCTCTCAGCAACAATACCGGTTGCAGTATCGGGCCGTCCTGGACTCGCTGGCAGCCTTCGGCATGACGCGCAGACGGGGCGAGAGTCGCGAAGCATTTGCCCGCCGTCTGGCACCGACACTGCCTGCTTTCAGCGAACTGACACAACGACATTTGTCTGTGACACCGGGTTACGGCGTATCACCTTCGGGGGCCTGGCAACTGGCTGCCAGCCAGGCAGGCGACGGCAGTGGCAGCGAAAAACGACACTGGCGGCAACAACGCAAACACTTGCAGCGCCAGCTGGCACAATCACAGACGCGGTGGCGACGCAGTATCGCCCTGCTGCACCCGGTCCCTTGGCTGGCCAGCCGTTAA
- a CDS encoding copper resistance CopC family protein yields the protein MKILSWLKAVMLVAIVMVPAAKALAHNQLTSSAPGHEAVVVSPEQLVLNFNGDVRMLRLALVHGASHNIEFGFSPSTDAQSMFSYELPDLMLGAHTVNWTIIGADGHTITGLFNFVVSDGGEEAEVQTHEQNEHHHH from the coding sequence ATGAAAATATTGTCCTGGTTGAAAGCAGTCATGCTGGTCGCTATTGTCATGGTGCCAGCAGCTAAGGCCCTGGCTCACAATCAGCTGACCTCGTCGGCGCCCGGTCATGAGGCGGTAGTGGTGTCTCCCGAGCAGCTGGTGCTGAATTTTAATGGTGATGTGCGAATGTTGCGTCTGGCACTGGTCCACGGTGCCAGCCACAATATCGAGTTTGGTTTCAGCCCGTCGACAGACGCGCAAAGCATGTTCAGTTATGAGCTGCCCGATCTGATGCTGGGCGCCCATACAGTGAACTGGACAATCATTGGGGCTGATGGGCACACCATCACCGGGTTGTTCAATTTTGTGGTCAGTGATGGCGGCGAAGAGGCCGAAGTGCAGACGCACGAGCAAAACGAACATCACCACCACTGA
- a CDS encoding multidrug effflux MFS transporter: MHNIPGSLSRGLILLLAAASALGPVAMQIMLPAIPVVRERFMVSTGTAQLTLSLSMLSIAIATLIYGPLSDRYGRRPIMLTGICITVFGSLLCMLAGSIEWLIVGRIVQAAGGAVGLVLARAIVRDVYPADEAAGIIATLVMVMVVMPMLSPLVGGEMLVRFDWHSIFYLVAAISLVMLVAMFRYLPETLHQKVNFTGVGSMLKGFATLLQSRTFSAYAFNVAFVSVVFFSFISAAPEVMVSVFNRPPNEYGYYFIMVPLAFMIGNYMARGLSKKWGIHRMISMGSRLSIVGICIAIGLQLAGFHHPLALFTPIALSTFGNGVSLPNAQAGAINEFPAMAGSASGLTGFLQMGLSSIAAQLVALLFNGTVYPMLLLMLAAALISLWSFTRVRR; the protein is encoded by the coding sequence ATGCACAATATCCCGGGATCATTGTCTCGCGGCTTGATACTGTTGCTCGCCGCCGCGTCCGCTCTGGGCCCGGTCGCCATGCAGATCATGTTGCCCGCCATCCCTGTTGTTCGCGAACGCTTTATGGTCAGCACCGGCACGGCGCAGCTTACGCTAAGCCTGTCGATGCTTTCCATTGCCATTGCCACCCTGATCTATGGTCCGCTGTCGGACCGTTACGGGCGACGGCCGATCATGCTCACGGGTATCTGTATCACCGTGTTTGGCTCACTGCTTTGCATGCTCGCAGGCAGTATTGAATGGCTTATCGTGGGACGCATCGTGCAGGCTGCGGGCGGTGCTGTCGGTCTGGTACTGGCGCGCGCCATCGTCCGCGACGTCTACCCGGCCGATGAAGCGGCTGGCATCATTGCCACGCTGGTAATGGTCATGGTGGTCATGCCCATGCTCTCCCCGCTGGTTGGCGGTGAAATGCTGGTGCGCTTTGACTGGCACTCAATTTTCTACCTGGTCGCCGCCATCTCACTGGTCATGCTGGTTGCGATGTTCCGCTACCTGCCTGAAACACTGCATCAAAAGGTCAATTTCACGGGCGTGGGCAGCATGCTGAAGGGATTTGCCACCTTGCTGCAATCGCGTACTTTCTCGGCCTATGCGTTTAACGTCGCCTTCGTGTCCGTGGTGTTTTTCAGTTTCATTTCGGCGGCGCCGGAAGTCATGGTGTCCGTGTTCAATCGACCGCCCAATGAATACGGGTACTACTTCATCATGGTCCCGCTCGCCTTCATGATCGGCAATTACATGGCACGCGGGCTGTCGAAGAAATGGGGCATTCACCGGATGATCAGCATGGGGTCCCGGCTCAGTATTGTTGGCATCTGCATCGCCATCGGCCTGCAGCTTGCCGGCTTTCACCATCCACTGGCGCTGTTTACGCCCATTGCACTGAGCACCTTCGGCAATGGGGTTTCCCTGCCCAACGCTCAGGCGGGCGCCATCAACGAATTTCCTGCCATGGCAGGCAGTGCGTCGGGGCTTACCGGTTTTCTGCAGATGGGTCTGTCGTCAATTGCGGCGCAGCTGGTCGCACTGCTGTTCAATGGCACCGTGTACCCGATGCTGCTACTGATGCTGGCTGCGGCGCTGATCTCATTGTGGAGTTTTACCCGGGTTCGGCGCTGA
- a CDS encoding PQQ-dependent sugar dehydrogenase encodes MNKKTWLSAAAITLGSYALSFSAINNALAQGLPEYSLETITSDIQMPWGMVWLPEGDILVTDRNGDIFRVSNGQVGDPLGGVPEVHTNGQGGLLDIVLHPDYADTGWLYISYASEEGAGEGSNTAIMRARLNGNQLVDQEVLYKGAENSMRGQHYGGRMIFDNDGYLYFSIGDRGDHFTNVQDLTRDGGKIYRLNADGSVPSDNPFAGRDDAKAAIWSYGHRNPQGIDINPTTGQVWASEHGPRGGDEINIAEAGKNYGWPYVGYGINYNGEPLAEAKFGEGVEQPIWYWDPSIAVAGITFVTSERYPELQNHLLVGALRATKLELLEIHDDRVLRRTDLLTDIGRVRSVRQGPDGYVYLGIEGEGIKRLVPAD; translated from the coding sequence ATGAACAAGAAAACCTGGTTAAGCGCCGCCGCCATCACGCTGGGCTCCTATGCTTTGTCCTTTTCTGCTATCAACAATGCCCTGGCTCAGGGCCTGCCAGAATACAGTCTGGAGACGATTACCAGCGACATTCAGATGCCATGGGGCATGGTATGGCTGCCCGAAGGCGACATATTGGTCACAGACCGAAACGGAGATATCTTCCGGGTTAGCAATGGTCAAGTCGGCGACCCGCTGGGTGGCGTGCCGGAAGTACACACCAATGGCCAGGGCGGCCTGCTGGATATAGTGCTGCACCCGGACTATGCTGACACCGGCTGGCTCTACATCAGCTACGCCAGTGAGGAGGGCGCGGGCGAAGGCAGCAATACCGCTATCATGCGCGCACGCCTCAATGGCAACCAGTTGGTAGACCAGGAGGTACTGTACAAAGGCGCCGAGAATTCCATGCGCGGCCAGCACTATGGCGGACGTATGATTTTTGACAACGACGGCTACCTGTATTTCTCCATCGGTGACCGCGGCGACCACTTCACCAACGTACAGGATCTGACCCGCGATGGTGGCAAAATCTACCGCCTCAATGCCGATGGCAGTGTTCCCTCAGACAACCCCTTTGCCGGCCGTGATGACGCCAAAGCAGCGATCTGGTCCTACGGTCACCGCAACCCGCAGGGTATCGACATTAACCCGACCACCGGCCAGGTCTGGGCCAGCGAACACGGCCCGCGTGGTGGCGATGAAATCAATATTGCCGAAGCAGGCAAGAACTATGGCTGGCCCTATGTCGGCTATGGCATCAATTACAACGGTGAGCCGCTGGCTGAAGCCAAATTCGGTGAAGGCGTAGAGCAGCCCATCTGGTATTGGGATCCGTCCATTGCCGTGGCCGGCATCACCTTTGTCACCAGCGAGCGTTATCCGGAGCTGCAGAATCATCTGCTGGTGGGTGCTCTGCGCGCCACCAAACTGGAGTTACTGGAAATTCATGACGACCGCGTGCTGCGCCGCACAGATCTGCTGACCGATATTGGCCGCGTACGATCGGTACGTCAGGGTCCGGACGGTTATGTCTACCTGGGCATTGAAGGTGAAGGCATCAAGCGGCTGGTGCCCGCTGATTGA